From the genome of Eucalyptus grandis isolate ANBG69807.140 chromosome 2, ASM1654582v1, whole genome shotgun sequence, one region includes:
- the LOC104425178 gene encoding lysosomal Pro-X carboxypeptidase isoform X1: protein MTLSWLSLIVYFISIAASVCAQKFDFPRLSLHRENVLQDPQRRVPVSVTNDFTTFFFNQTLDHFNYQPKSYTTFRQRYLINSRYWGGANSSAPIFIYLGAEAPIENDLNGIGFLTENAAQFKALLVYIEHRYYGRSIPFGMSLEEALNDPIARGYFSSSQALADYAAIIRHVKEKLKARDCPVIVVGGSYGGMLASWFRLKYPHLAFGALASSAPILYFDGITPQDAYFSVVTKDFKEASKTCYQTIRDSWAEIDRVISKPSGLSRLSKIFKTCRPLKSGDELKNYLILRYAAAAQYDDPPRYPVEIVCRGIDGANASGKGILKKIFAGVVALDRNSTCYIVPPNGTTPTQTELGYSWQRCSEMVMGIGITNNSMFQAYPFNLTDFINGCNSSYGVVPRPHWITTYYGGHDIERVLHRFGSNIIFSNGLRDPYSSGGILKNISDTIDAVYTQKGSHCLDILASEQADPNWLVRQRKREVEIIKGWITKYHAHLLAFKQQGLYALKQPLQ from the exons ATGACTCTTTCTTGGCTCTCTTTGATCGTCTATTTCATTTCAATCGCAGCTTCCGTTTGTGCACAGAAGTTTGATTTTCCGAGGCTGAGTTTACACCGCGAGAATGTCCTCCAAGATCCCCAACGCAGGGTTCCAGTATCTGTAACCAATGATTTCacaactttcttcttcaaccaaaCGCTTGATCACTTCAACTATCAACCCAAGAGCTACACCACCTTTAGACAAAGGTACTTGATCAACTCCAGGTACTGGGGTGGCGCTAATTCTAGTGCTCCGATCTTCATTTACCTCGGTGCCGAAGCACCGATTGAAAACGACCTAAACGGGATTGGGTTTCTAACTGAGAATGCTGCTCAATTCAAAGCTTTATTAGTTTATATTGAG CATCGGTACTATGGTAGGTCAATTCCCTTTGGGATGAGCTTGGAAGAAGCCCTCAATGACCCTATTGCTCGGGGATACTTTAGCTCATCCCAAGCTTTGGCCGACTACGCAGCTATAATCAGGCACGTGAAGGAGAAACTAAAGGCCAGAGATTGTCCAGTGATCGTCGTGGGAGGATCATATGGGGGAA TGCTTGCTTCGTGGTTTCGGCTGAAGTATCCCCATTTGGCCTTTGGAGCTCTAGCCTCGTCGGCTCCGATACTTTACTTTGACGGCATTACCCCACAAGATGCATACTTTTCGGTAGTCACCAAGGACTTCAAG GAAGCAAGCAAGACATGCTACCAAACTATAAGAGACTCGTGGGCGGAGATTGATAGAGTTATTTCCAAGCCTAGTGGCCTCTCCCGATTAAGCAAGATCTTCAAAACTTGTAG GCCTTTGAAGAGTGGGGATGAGCTGAAGAACTATTTGATATTACGGTACGCAGCGGCAGCTCAATATGACGATCCGCCAAGATATCCTGTGGAAATAGTATGTAGAGGCATTGATGGAGCAAATGCTTCTGGAAAGGGCATTCTTAAAAAAATCTTTGCAGGCGTCGTTGCCTTGGATAGAAACTCCACATGCTACATCGTTCCTCCCAATGGCACTACCCCTACTCAAACAGAGTTGGGTTATAGTTGGCAG AGATGCAGCGAGATGGTAATGGGCATAGGCATTACAAACAATTCTATGTTTCAAGCATATCCTTTCAACTTAACCGACTTCATCAATGGATGCAACAGCTCGTATGGTGTCGTGCCTCGGCCGCATTGGATCACCACCTATTATGGAGGTCAT GATATAGAACGAGTCCTTCATAGATTCGGCAGcaacattattttctcaaatggaCTTCGAGATCCTTACAGTAGTGGCGG GATCCTCAAGAACATTTCAGACACTATCGATGCCGTCTATACACAAAAAG GTTCCCATTGTTTGGACATACTTGCTTCAGAACAAGCTGATCCAAACTGGTTGGTCAGGCAACGAAAAAGGGAGGTCGAGATTATAAAAGGCTGGATCACCAAATATCATGCTCATCTACTTGCTTTTAAACAACAAGGCCTTTATGCCCTGAAACAGCCACTTCAATAA
- the LOC104425178 gene encoding lysosomal Pro-X carboxypeptidase isoform X2, translating to MTLSWLSLIVYFISIAASVCAQKFDFPRLSLHRENVLQDPQRRVPVSVTNDFTTFFFNQTLDHFNYQPKSYTTFRQRYLINSRYWGGANSSAPIFIYLGAEAPIENDLNGIGFLTENAAQFKALLVYIEHRYYGRSIPFGMSLEEALNDPIARGYFSSSQALADYAAIIRHVKEKLKARDCPVIVVGGSYGGMLASWFRLKYPHLAFGALASSAPILYFDGITPQDAYFSVVTKDFKEASKTCYQTIRDSWAEIDRVISKPSGLSRLSKIFKTCRPLKSGDELKNYLILRYAAAAQYDDPPRYPVEIVCRGIDGANASGKGILKKIFAGVVALDRNSTCYIVPPNGTTPTQTELGYSWQYAWTERELFAEMQRDGNGHRHYKQFYVSSISFQLNRLHQWMQQLVWCRASAALDHHLLWRS from the exons ATGACTCTTTCTTGGCTCTCTTTGATCGTCTATTTCATTTCAATCGCAGCTTCCGTTTGTGCACAGAAGTTTGATTTTCCGAGGCTGAGTTTACACCGCGAGAATGTCCTCCAAGATCCCCAACGCAGGGTTCCAGTATCTGTAACCAATGATTTCacaactttcttcttcaaccaaaCGCTTGATCACTTCAACTATCAACCCAAGAGCTACACCACCTTTAGACAAAGGTACTTGATCAACTCCAGGTACTGGGGTGGCGCTAATTCTAGTGCTCCGATCTTCATTTACCTCGGTGCCGAAGCACCGATTGAAAACGACCTAAACGGGATTGGGTTTCTAACTGAGAATGCTGCTCAATTCAAAGCTTTATTAGTTTATATTGAG CATCGGTACTATGGTAGGTCAATTCCCTTTGGGATGAGCTTGGAAGAAGCCCTCAATGACCCTATTGCTCGGGGATACTTTAGCTCATCCCAAGCTTTGGCCGACTACGCAGCTATAATCAGGCACGTGAAGGAGAAACTAAAGGCCAGAGATTGTCCAGTGATCGTCGTGGGAGGATCATATGGGGGAA TGCTTGCTTCGTGGTTTCGGCTGAAGTATCCCCATTTGGCCTTTGGAGCTCTAGCCTCGTCGGCTCCGATACTTTACTTTGACGGCATTACCCCACAAGATGCATACTTTTCGGTAGTCACCAAGGACTTCAAG GAAGCAAGCAAGACATGCTACCAAACTATAAGAGACTCGTGGGCGGAGATTGATAGAGTTATTTCCAAGCCTAGTGGCCTCTCCCGATTAAGCAAGATCTTCAAAACTTGTAG GCCTTTGAAGAGTGGGGATGAGCTGAAGAACTATTTGATATTACGGTACGCAGCGGCAGCTCAATATGACGATCCGCCAAGATATCCTGTGGAAATAGTATGTAGAGGCATTGATGGAGCAAATGCTTCTGGAAAGGGCATTCTTAAAAAAATCTTTGCAGGCGTCGTTGCCTTGGATAGAAACTCCACATGCTACATCGTTCCTCCCAATGGCACTACCCCTACTCAAACAGAGTTGGGTTATAGTTGGCAG TACGCTTGGACTGAAAGAGAGCTGTTTGCAGAGATGCAGCGAGATGGTAATGGGCATAGGCATTACAAACAATTCTATGTTTCAAGCATATCCTTTCAACTTAACCGACTTCATCAATGGATGCAACAGCTCGTATGGTGTCGTGCCTCGGCCGCATTGGATCACCACCTATTATGGAGGTCAT GA
- the LOC104425178 gene encoding lysosomal Pro-X carboxypeptidase isoform X3, producing MSLEEALNDPIARGYFSSSQALADYAAIIRHVKEKLKARDCPVIVVGGSYGGMLASWFRLKYPHLAFGALASSAPILYFDGITPQDAYFSVVTKDFKEASKTCYQTIRDSWAEIDRVISKPSGLSRLSKIFKTCRPLKSGDELKNYLILRYAAAAQYDDPPRYPVEIVCRGIDGANASGKGILKKIFAGVVALDRNSTCYIVPPNGTTPTQTELGYSWQRCSEMVMGIGITNNSMFQAYPFNLTDFINGCNSSYGVVPRPHWITTYYGGHDIERVLHRFGSNIIFSNGLRDPYSSGGILKNISDTIDAVYTQKGSHCLDILASEQADPNWLVRQRKREVEIIKGWITKYHAHLLAFKQQGLYALKQPLQ from the exons ATGAGCTTGGAAGAAGCCCTCAATGACCCTATTGCTCGGGGATACTTTAGCTCATCCCAAGCTTTGGCCGACTACGCAGCTATAATCAGGCACGTGAAGGAGAAACTAAAGGCCAGAGATTGTCCAGTGATCGTCGTGGGAGGATCATATGGGGGAA TGCTTGCTTCGTGGTTTCGGCTGAAGTATCCCCATTTGGCCTTTGGAGCTCTAGCCTCGTCGGCTCCGATACTTTACTTTGACGGCATTACCCCACAAGATGCATACTTTTCGGTAGTCACCAAGGACTTCAAG GAAGCAAGCAAGACATGCTACCAAACTATAAGAGACTCGTGGGCGGAGATTGATAGAGTTATTTCCAAGCCTAGTGGCCTCTCCCGATTAAGCAAGATCTTCAAAACTTGTAG GCCTTTGAAGAGTGGGGATGAGCTGAAGAACTATTTGATATTACGGTACGCAGCGGCAGCTCAATATGACGATCCGCCAAGATATCCTGTGGAAATAGTATGTAGAGGCATTGATGGAGCAAATGCTTCTGGAAAGGGCATTCTTAAAAAAATCTTTGCAGGCGTCGTTGCCTTGGATAGAAACTCCACATGCTACATCGTTCCTCCCAATGGCACTACCCCTACTCAAACAGAGTTGGGTTATAGTTGGCAG AGATGCAGCGAGATGGTAATGGGCATAGGCATTACAAACAATTCTATGTTTCAAGCATATCCTTTCAACTTAACCGACTTCATCAATGGATGCAACAGCTCGTATGGTGTCGTGCCTCGGCCGCATTGGATCACCACCTATTATGGAGGTCAT GATATAGAACGAGTCCTTCATAGATTCGGCAGcaacattattttctcaaatggaCTTCGAGATCCTTACAGTAGTGGCGG GATCCTCAAGAACATTTCAGACACTATCGATGCCGTCTATACACAAAAAG GTTCCCATTGTTTGGACATACTTGCTTCAGAACAAGCTGATCCAAACTGGTTGGTCAGGCAACGAAAAAGGGAGGTCGAGATTATAAAAGGCTGGATCACCAAATATCATGCTCATCTACTTGCTTTTAAACAACAAGGCCTTTATGCCCTGAAACAGCCACTTCAATAA
- the LOC104425184 gene encoding uncharacterized protein LOC104425184 yields the protein MTSSPPLAGGQVPSPPPLPPIHQSDADEDDENVKQLRECSALYLSLQDCLVNHNRNWKSCQKEVQALKACNEKRSGRGGK from the exons ATGACCTCATCGCCGCCCTTAGCCGGCGGGCAAGtcccatcgccgccgccgctgccgccgatCCACCAGAGCGACGCCGACGAGGACGACGAGAACGTGAAGCAGCTCCGCGAGTGCTCTGCTCTGTACCTGTCGCTGCAG GATTGTCTCGTCAACCACAATAGGAACTGGAAATCGTGCCAAAAAG AAGTGCAAGCCCTCAAGGCGTGCAATGAGAAGAGGAGCGGCAGAGGAGGGAAGTGA
- the LOC104425193 gene encoding peptide methionine sulfoxide reductase B5, with amino-acid sequence MASTGKIEKAEEEWRAVLSPEQFRILREKGTELRGTGEYNKFFAEGVYNCAGCGTPLYKSTTKFDSGCGWPAFYEGLPGAINRTPDPDGRRTEITCAACGGHLGHVFKGEGFSTPTDERHCVNSISVKFASEKSS; translated from the exons ATGGCTTCGACTGGTAAGATCGAAAAGGCGGAGGAGGAATGGAGAGCTGTCCTCTCTCCCGAGCAGTTTCGGATCCTGCGCGAAAAGGGCACCGA ATTGCGAGGCACAGGGGAGTACAACAAGTTCTTTGCTGAAGGTGTTTATAACTGTGCTGGATGTGGGACACCGCTTTACAAGTCCACCACCAAGTTTGATTCCGGCTGCGGCTGGCCAGCTTTCTATGAGGGTCTCCCGGGTGCAATAAATCGCACT CCTGACCCAGATGGAAGAAGAACTGAGATTACATGTGCGGCTTGTGGCGGGCACTTGGGCCATGTTTTCAAGGGCGAGGGATTTTCGACACCGACTGATGAACGTCATTGTGTCAACAGCATTTCGGTCAAATTTGCGTCTGAGAAATCCTCATGA